A window from Streptomyces sp. NBC_00271 encodes these proteins:
- a CDS encoding endonuclease V, which produces MNISSNTVPIPAGWPATEEQARAVQDELRGRVVLDEPGPPPGTGRVTGVDVAYDDERDVVVAAAVVLDAATLAVVAEATAVGQVSFPYVPGLLAFREIPTVLAVLDALPCPPGLVVCDGYGLAHPRRFGLASHLGVLTGLPTIGVAKNPFTFSYEEPGARRGSASPLLAGEPTGPEEVGRALRTQDGVKPVFVSVGHRVSLDNACAHTLALTPKYRLPQTTRSADSLCRRALKETTPSGASPVD; this is translated from the coding sequence ATGAACATCTCGTCGAACACCGTACCGATTCCCGCGGGTTGGCCCGCGACCGAGGAGCAGGCCCGCGCCGTGCAGGACGAACTGCGGGGGCGCGTGGTGCTCGACGAACCCGGGCCGCCGCCCGGCACCGGCAGAGTGACGGGCGTGGATGTGGCGTACGACGACGAGCGGGACGTCGTCGTGGCCGCGGCCGTCGTGCTCGACGCGGCGACCCTCGCCGTCGTCGCCGAGGCCACCGCGGTCGGACAGGTCTCCTTCCCCTACGTCCCCGGACTGCTCGCCTTCCGCGAGATCCCGACCGTGCTGGCCGTGCTCGACGCGCTGCCGTGCCCGCCGGGTCTCGTGGTCTGCGACGGCTACGGTCTCGCCCACCCCCGCCGTTTCGGCCTCGCCAGCCACCTCGGCGTACTCACCGGGCTCCCCACGATCGGGGTGGCCAAGAACCCGTTCACCTTCTCCTACGAGGAGCCCGGCGCCCGGCGCGGCAGCGCCTCCCCGCTGCTCGCGGGCGAACCGACGGGCCCGGAGGAGGTCGGTCGGGCACTGCGCACCCAGGACGGCGTCAAGCCGGTCTTCGTCTCGGTCGGCCACCGGGTGAGCCTCGACAACGCCTGCGCGCACACCCTCGCGCTCACCCCGAAGTACCGCCTCCCGCAGACCACCCGAAGCGCGGACTCCCTGTGCCGACGGGCCCTGAAGGAGACAACTCCCTCAGGAGCCTCACCCGTTGACTGA
- the mmpA gene encoding morphogenic membrane protein MmpA, protein MTTHRSPKPATGATQPVERTVMAALVLSVLAGVGWIGGMIYTVLGWPL, encoded by the coding sequence ATGACGACGCACCGTTCCCCGAAGCCCGCCACCGGCGCCACCCAGCCCGTCGAGCGCACCGTGATGGCCGCGCTGGTCCTCTCCGTCCTCGCCGGGGTCGGCTGGATCGGCGGGATGATCTACACGGTGCTGGGCTGGCCCCTCTAG
- a CDS encoding saccharopine dehydrogenase family protein: MSRLNGTARTYDIVLFGATGFVGALTAEYLAAHAPEGLRWAIAGRDEEKLARLRERLSGAPDVLLADVADPASLRDLARGARVVATTVGPYILHGEELVAACADAGTDYLDLTGEPEFVDLMYVRHDARARETGARLVHACGFDSIPHDLGAYFTVRQLPEDVPLRVDGFVRAQAMFSGGTFASALTQFARGRHILAAARDRGRHEPRLVGRRAYAPLSTPRFAKEVGAWALPLPTIDAQIVQRSARVLERYGPDFRYRHYAAVERLPVALGGVTAVGAVFAAAQVPPARRWLSDRIKPGEGPSAARRAKSWFSVRFVGEGGGRRVFTEVAGGDPGYGETAKMFAESALSLAFDDLPETAGQVTTAVAMGDALIERLRGAGITFRVAASR, encoded by the coding sequence ATGAGCAGGCTGAACGGGACGGCTCGCACGTACGACATCGTGCTCTTCGGAGCCACCGGGTTCGTCGGGGCCCTCACCGCGGAGTACCTCGCCGCCCACGCGCCCGAGGGGCTGCGCTGGGCGATCGCGGGCCGCGACGAGGAAAAGCTGGCGCGGCTGCGGGAGCGGCTGTCCGGCGCCCCCGACGTGCTCCTGGCGGATGTCGCCGATCCGGCGTCGCTGCGCGACCTGGCCCGCGGCGCGCGCGTGGTGGCGACGACCGTCGGGCCGTACATACTGCACGGCGAGGAGCTGGTCGCCGCCTGCGCCGACGCGGGCACCGACTATCTGGACCTCACCGGCGAACCCGAGTTCGTGGACCTGATGTACGTCCGGCACGACGCACGGGCGCGGGAGACCGGGGCCCGCCTGGTGCACGCCTGCGGCTTCGACTCGATTCCGCACGACCTGGGCGCCTACTTCACGGTGCGGCAGCTGCCCGAGGACGTGCCGCTGCGGGTCGACGGTTTCGTCCGCGCCCAGGCGATGTTCTCGGGCGGCACGTTCGCCTCCGCGCTCACCCAGTTCGCGCGCGGGCGGCACATCCTGGCCGCGGCGCGGGATCGCGGGCGGCACGAACCACGGCTGGTCGGACGGCGGGCATACGCCCCGCTGAGCACGCCGCGGTTCGCCAAGGAGGTCGGGGCATGGGCGCTGCCGCTGCCCACCATCGACGCCCAGATCGTGCAGCGTTCGGCGCGCGTGCTGGAGCGCTACGGGCCCGACTTCCGCTACCGCCACTACGCGGCCGTCGAACGGCTGCCGGTCGCGCTGGGCGGGGTCACGGCCGTCGGCGCGGTGTTCGCCGCGGCCCAGGTGCCGCCCGCGCGACGCTGGCTGTCCGACCGGATCAAGCCGGGCGAGGGGCCCAGTGCCGCGCGGCGGGCGAAGAGCTGGTTCTCGGTGCGATTCGTGGGCGAGGGCGGCGGGCGCCGCGTGTTCACGGAGGTCGCGGGCGGCGACCCCGGCTACGGCGAGACCGCCAAGATGTTCGCGGAGTCCGCGCTGTCGCTCGCCTTCGACGACCTGCCGGAAACGGCCGGACAGGTCACGACGGCGGTGGCGATGGGCGACGCGCTCATCGAGCGGCTGCGCGGGGCGGGGATCACGTTCCGGGTGGCCGCGTCCCGGTAG
- a CDS encoding CaiB/BaiF CoA transferase family protein, which produces MAVAGTPAYGPLAGVRVVELAGIGPGPFAAMLLADLGADVVRVDRPGGTGLAVDPEYDITNRNKRSVVIDLKAEDGPARVLDLVERADILVEGYRPGVAERLGVGPETCHARNPRLVYGRMTGWGQQGPLASRAGHDIAYIALTGTLGMIGRPDEPPTVPANLVGDYAGGSLYLVVGVLAALHHARATGAGQVVDTAIVDGAAHLASMIHGMLAAGGWQDRRGANLLDGGCPYYGTYETADGKYMAVGALERQFYAEFVELLGIEEYADARKDLARWGELREAVAARFKTRTRDEWTAVFEGSDACVAPVLSLREAPAHPHLAARGTFTDHGGITQPAPAPRFSLTRTSVRTGPALPGADTADVARDWDVPRLTRHDLVKDDSMKDGD; this is translated from the coding sequence ATGGCAGTAGCAGGGACGCCGGCGTACGGCCCGCTGGCCGGAGTGCGCGTGGTGGAGCTGGCGGGCATCGGCCCCGGCCCGTTCGCCGCCATGCTCCTCGCCGACCTCGGCGCGGACGTCGTCCGCGTGGACCGGCCCGGCGGCACGGGGCTCGCCGTCGACCCGGAGTACGACATCACCAACCGCAACAAGCGGTCGGTCGTGATCGACCTGAAGGCCGAGGACGGTCCCGCCCGCGTCCTCGATCTGGTCGAACGCGCGGACATCCTCGTCGAGGGCTACCGCCCCGGCGTCGCCGAGCGCCTCGGGGTCGGCCCCGAGACCTGTCACGCCCGCAACCCCCGGCTCGTCTACGGCCGGATGACCGGCTGGGGCCAGCAGGGCCCGCTCGCCTCGCGTGCCGGGCACGACATCGCGTACATCGCGCTCACCGGCACCCTCGGCATGATCGGCAGGCCGGACGAGCCGCCCACGGTCCCCGCGAACCTCGTCGGCGACTACGCGGGCGGCTCGCTCTATCTCGTCGTCGGCGTCCTCGCCGCGCTCCACCACGCACGCGCCACCGGCGCCGGGCAGGTCGTGGACACGGCGATCGTCGACGGCGCCGCGCACCTCGCCTCGATGATCCACGGCATGCTCGCCGCGGGCGGCTGGCAGGACCGGCGCGGCGCCAACCTCCTGGACGGCGGCTGCCCGTACTACGGCACGTACGAGACGGCCGACGGGAAGTACATGGCGGTGGGCGCCCTGGAGCGGCAGTTCTACGCCGAGTTCGTGGAACTGCTCGGCATCGAGGAGTACGCGGACGCCCGCAAGGACCTGGCCCGCTGGGGCGAGCTGCGCGAGGCGGTCGCCGCCCGCTTCAAGACCCGCACCAGGGACGAGTGGACCGCGGTCTTCGAGGGCTCCGACGCCTGCGTGGCCCCCGTCCTGTCGCTGCGGGAGGCCCCGGCCCACCCCCACCTCGCCGCCCGCGGCACCTTCACCGACCACGGCGGCATCACCCAGCCCGCCCCCGCGCCCCGCTTCTCCCTGACCCGCACATCCGTCCGCACCGGCCCCGCGCTGCCGGGCGCCGACACCGCGGACGTGGCCCGCGACTGGGACGTACCACGGCTGACGCGGCACGACCTCGTGAAGGACGACTCGATGAAGGACGGCGACTGA
- a CDS encoding LLM class F420-dependent oxidoreductase gives MELSLPLDYAGDPRQAADEVAALESAGLDAVWVAEAYGFDAPTIMGYLAARTERMKIGSGILNVYSRTPALLAQTAAGLDAISGGRAMLGLGASGPQVVEGWHGKAYDKPLGRTREAIELTRRILRREVIDHHGITDMPRPGGLGKPLKLLTKPVRPDIPLYVASLGPANVRMTAELADGWLPTLFIPEKAHQVWGGPLAEGAALRDPALGPLRTVAGGLLAIGEDAAAVRELARPKIALYVGGMGAPGKNFYNDLAVAYGYEKEARLIQELYLSGRKKEAEAAVPAEFCELISLCGPESYVRERVEAFREAGVDMLNITPVGPEPARLVETVKSWL, from the coding sequence ATGGAGCTCTCCCTCCCGCTCGACTACGCGGGCGACCCCCGGCAGGCCGCCGACGAGGTGGCCGCCCTGGAGTCCGCGGGTCTGGACGCCGTCTGGGTCGCGGAGGCCTACGGCTTCGACGCGCCCACGATCATGGGCTATCTGGCCGCCCGCACCGAGCGCATGAAGATCGGCTCCGGGATCCTCAACGTCTACTCGCGCACTCCGGCGCTCCTCGCGCAGACCGCCGCCGGACTCGACGCGATCTCGGGCGGCCGCGCCATGCTGGGGCTCGGTGCCTCGGGCCCGCAGGTCGTCGAGGGCTGGCACGGGAAGGCGTACGACAAGCCGCTGGGCCGCACCCGCGAGGCCATCGAGCTGACCCGCCGCATCCTGCGCCGCGAGGTCATCGACCACCACGGCATCACCGACATGCCCCGCCCCGGCGGCCTGGGCAAGCCCCTGAAGCTCCTCACCAAGCCGGTGCGCCCCGACATCCCGCTGTACGTGGCCTCCCTGGGCCCCGCCAACGTCCGGATGACCGCCGAACTCGCCGACGGCTGGCTGCCCACGCTCTTCATCCCGGAGAAGGCCCACCAGGTGTGGGGCGGCCCCCTCGCGGAGGGCGCCGCACTGCGGGACCCGGCGCTCGGCCCGCTGCGGACCGTCGCGGGCGGCCTGCTCGCCATCGGCGAGGACGCGGCGGCCGTACGGGAGCTCGCGCGCCCCAAAATCGCCCTCTACGTAGGCGGCATGGGCGCCCCCGGCAAGAACTTCTACAACGACCTCGCGGTGGCCTACGGCTACGAGAAGGAGGCCCGGCTCATCCAGGAGCTGTACCTCTCCGGTCGGAAGAAGGAGGCCGAGGCCGCCGTACCGGCCGAGTTCTGCGAGCTGATCTCGCTGTGCGGGCCGGAGAGCTATGTGCGCGAGCGTGTCGAGGCCTTCCGGGAGGCCGGGGTCGACATGCTCAACATCACTCCCGTGGGGCCGGAGCCGGCCCGGCTGGTCGAGACCGTCAAGAGCTGGCTCTAG
- a CDS encoding acyl-CoA dehydrogenase family protein — protein sequence MKRQIFGAEHDAFRETVRTFLAKEVTPYYEQWEKDGIVSREAWRAAGKQGLLGLAVPEAYGGGGNADFRYSAVLAEEFTRAGAAGLALGLHNDIIGPYLTDLATEEQKRRWLPGFCDGSLITAIAMTEPGAGSDLQGIRTHAEDRGDHWLLNGSKTFISNGILADLVIVVAKTTPEGGAHGLSLLVVERGMAGFERGRNLDKIGQKAQDTAELFFHDVRVPKENLLGELNGAFVHLMTNLAQERMGIAVAGIAAAEYLLEITTQYVKEREAFGRPLSKLQHIRFEIAEMATECAVTRTFLDRCVVDHTNGELDAVHASMAKWWATELQKRVADRCLQLHGGYGYMTEYRVARAFIDGRIQTIYGGTTEIMKEIIGRSLLG from the coding sequence ATGAAGCGGCAGATTTTCGGCGCCGAGCACGACGCGTTCCGGGAGACCGTGCGCACCTTCCTCGCCAAGGAGGTGACGCCGTACTACGAACAGTGGGAGAAGGACGGCATCGTCTCGCGCGAGGCCTGGCGCGCCGCCGGGAAACAGGGGCTGCTCGGCCTCGCCGTACCGGAGGCGTACGGAGGCGGCGGCAACGCCGACTTCCGTTACAGCGCCGTACTCGCCGAGGAGTTCACGCGCGCGGGGGCCGCCGGTCTTGCCCTCGGGCTGCACAACGACATCATCGGGCCGTATCTGACGGACCTGGCCACCGAGGAGCAGAAGCGGCGCTGGCTGCCCGGGTTCTGCGACGGTTCGCTCATCACGGCGATCGCGATGACCGAGCCGGGCGCCGGATCCGACCTCCAGGGCATCAGGACGCACGCCGAGGACCGGGGCGACCACTGGCTGCTCAACGGCTCCAAGACCTTCATCTCGAACGGGATCCTCGCCGACCTGGTGATCGTCGTCGCGAAGACGACCCCGGAGGGCGGCGCCCACGGTCTGTCTCTGCTCGTCGTCGAGCGCGGCATGGCAGGCTTCGAGCGTGGCCGCAATCTCGACAAGATCGGGCAGAAGGCGCAGGACACGGCCGAGCTGTTCTTCCACGACGTACGCGTCCCCAAGGAGAACCTGCTCGGGGAGCTCAACGGCGCCTTCGTGCACCTCATGACGAACCTCGCGCAGGAACGCATGGGCATCGCCGTCGCCGGGATCGCGGCGGCCGAGTACCTGCTGGAGATCACCACCCAGTACGTCAAGGAGCGCGAGGCCTTCGGACGCCCGCTGTCCAAGCTCCAGCACATCCGCTTCGAGATAGCCGAGATGGCGACCGAGTGCGCCGTCACCCGTACGTTCCTCGACCGCTGCGTCGTCGACCACACGAACGGCGAACTCGACGCCGTGCACGCCTCGATGGCCAAGTGGTGGGCCACCGAACTGCAAAAACGCGTCGCGGACCGCTGCCTCCAGCTGCACGGCGGCTACGGCTACATGACGGAGTACCGCGTCGCCAGGGCCTTCATCGACGGCCGCATCCAGACCATCTACGGCGGGACCACAGAGATCATGAAGGAGATCATCGGCCGCTCCCTGCTCGGCTGA
- a CDS encoding acetyl-CoA C-acetyltransferase: MSTEAYVYDAIRTPRGRGKANGALHGTKPIDLVVGLIHEIQRRLPGLDPAAIDDIVLGVVGPVGDQGSDIARIAAIAAGLPDTVAGVQENRFCASGLEAVNLAAMKVRSGWEDLVLAGGVESMSRVPMASDGGAWFADPMTNIATNFVPQGIGADLIATIEGFSRRDVDEYAALSQERAAAAWKDGRFEKSVVPVKDRSGLVVLDHDEHMRPGTTADSLGKLKASFADIGELGGFDAVALQKYHWVEEIDHVHHAGNSSGIVDGASLVAIGSKEVGERYGLTPRARIVAAAVSGSEPTIMLTGPAPATRKALAKAGLTIDDIDLVEINEAFAAVVLRFVKDMGLSLDKVNVNGGAIALGHPLGATGAMILGSLVDELERQDKRYGLATLCVGGGMGIATIVERL; the protein is encoded by the coding sequence GTGAGCACCGAAGCGTACGTGTACGACGCGATCCGCACCCCGCGCGGGCGCGGCAAGGCGAACGGCGCCCTGCACGGCACCAAGCCCATCGACCTGGTCGTCGGCCTCATCCACGAGATCCAGCGCCGCTTGCCGGGCCTGGACCCGGCCGCGATCGACGACATCGTGCTCGGTGTCGTGGGCCCGGTCGGCGACCAGGGCTCCGACATCGCGCGGATCGCCGCGATCGCCGCCGGACTGCCCGACACGGTCGCCGGCGTCCAGGAGAACCGCTTCTGCGCCTCGGGCCTGGAAGCGGTCAACCTGGCCGCGATGAAGGTCCGCTCCGGCTGGGAGGACCTGGTGCTCGCGGGCGGCGTCGAGTCGATGTCCCGTGTGCCCATGGCCTCGGACGGCGGCGCCTGGTTCGCCGACCCGATGACCAACATCGCCACCAACTTCGTGCCGCAGGGCATCGGCGCCGACCTCATCGCCACCATCGAGGGCTTCTCCCGGCGGGACGTCGACGAATACGCGGCCCTCTCCCAGGAGCGCGCGGCCGCCGCCTGGAAGGACGGCCGCTTCGAGAAGTCCGTCGTCCCCGTGAAGGACCGAAGCGGGCTCGTCGTCCTCGACCACGACGAGCACATGCGCCCCGGCACCACCGCCGACTCCCTCGGCAAGCTGAAGGCCTCGTTCGCGGACATCGGCGAGCTGGGCGGCTTCGACGCCGTGGCGCTGCAGAAGTACCACTGGGTCGAGGAGATCGACCACGTCCACCACGCGGGCAACTCCTCCGGCATCGTCGACGGCGCCTCCCTGGTCGCCATCGGCTCCAAGGAGGTCGGCGAGCGCTACGGCCTCACGCCCCGCGCGCGGATCGTCGCCGCGGCCGTCTCCGGCTCCGAGCCCACCATCATGCTCACCGGCCCCGCGCCCGCGACCCGCAAGGCGCTCGCCAAGGCCGGGCTGACCATCGACGACATCGACCTCGTGGAGATCAACGAGGCCTTCGCCGCGGTCGTCCTGCGCTTCGTGAAGGACATGGGCCTCTCCCTCGACAAGGTCAACGTCAACGGCGGCGCGATCGCGCTCGGCCACCCGCTCGGCGCCACGGGCGCGATGATCCTCGGCAGCCTCGTCGACGAACTGGAGCGCCAGGACAAGCGCTACGGCCTCGCCACGCTGTGCGTGGGCGGCGGCATGGGCATCGCGACCATCGTCGAGCGCCTGTAA
- a CDS encoding 3-hydroxyacyl-CoA dehydrogenase NAD-binding domain-containing protein — protein MTESTTIRWEQDETGVVTLVLDDPNQSANTMNQAFKDSIAAIAERAETEKDSIRGIIYTSAKKTFFAGGDLKDMIKAGPENAQDAFDTGMAIKSSLRRIETLGKPVVAAINGAALGGGYEIALASHHRVALDAPGSKIGLPEVTLGLLPAGGGVTRTVRLMGITDALLKVLLQGTQYSPQRALENGLVHEVAATSEEMLAKARAFINANPESRQPWDKPGYKIPGGTPSNPKFAANLPAFPANLRKQLNGAPYPAPRNIMAAAVEGSQVDFETAQVIEARYFTELVTGQTSKNMIQAFFFDLQAVNSGANRPQGIEPRKVRKVAVLGAGMMGAGIAYSCARAGIDVVLKDVSAEAAAKGKAYSEKLCAKAVSRGRTTQEKADELLARITPTADPNDLAGCDAVIEAVFEDTALKHKVFQEIQNVVEPDALLCSNTSTLPITVLAEGVERQDDFIGLHFFSPVDKMPLVEIIKGDRSGDEALARAFDLVRQIKKTPIVVNDSRGFFTSRVIGHFINEGVAMVGEGIEPASVEQAAAQAGYPAKVLSLMDELTLTLPRKIRKESKQAVEEAGGTWQTHPAEAVIDRMVDEFGRTGRSGGAGFYEYGADGKRGKLWPGLREHYTKPGHEIPFKDMQERMLFSEALDTVRLLEEGVLTSVADANIGSIFGIGFPGWTGGVLQYINGYDGGLSGFVARARELAERYGERFTPPALLVEKAEKGERFSDS, from the coding sequence ATGACCGAGAGCACCACCATCCGCTGGGAACAGGACGAGACCGGTGTCGTCACCCTCGTCCTCGACGACCCCAACCAGTCCGCCAACACCATGAACCAGGCCTTCAAGGACTCGATCGCGGCGATCGCCGAACGCGCCGAGACCGAGAAGGACTCCATCCGGGGCATCATCTACACCTCCGCCAAGAAGACCTTCTTCGCGGGCGGCGACCTCAAGGACATGATCAAGGCAGGTCCGGAGAACGCCCAGGACGCCTTCGACACCGGCATGGCCATCAAGTCCTCCCTGCGCCGCATCGAGACCCTGGGCAAGCCGGTCGTGGCGGCCATCAACGGCGCGGCCCTCGGCGGCGGCTACGAGATCGCCCTCGCCTCCCACCACCGCGTCGCCCTCGACGCCCCCGGCTCCAAGATCGGCCTGCCCGAGGTCACCCTCGGCCTGCTGCCCGCGGGCGGCGGCGTCACCCGCACCGTCCGCCTCATGGGCATCACCGACGCGCTGCTGAAGGTGCTCCTCCAGGGCACCCAGTACTCCCCGCAGCGGGCCCTGGAGAACGGGCTCGTCCACGAAGTGGCGGCCACCTCCGAGGAGATGCTCGCCAAGGCGCGCGCCTTCATCAACGCCAACCCCGAGTCGCGGCAGCCCTGGGACAAGCCCGGCTACAAGATCCCGGGCGGCACGCCGTCGAACCCGAAGTTCGCCGCCAACCTGCCCGCCTTCCCGGCCAACCTGAGGAAGCAACTCAACGGCGCCCCTTACCCGGCCCCGCGCAACATCATGGCGGCCGCCGTGGAGGGCTCCCAGGTCGACTTCGAGACCGCGCAGGTCATCGAGGCCCGCTACTTCACCGAGCTGGTCACCGGGCAGACCTCGAAGAACATGATCCAGGCGTTCTTCTTCGACCTCCAGGCGGTCAACTCCGGCGCCAACCGTCCCCAGGGCATCGAACCGCGCAAGGTGCGCAAGGTCGCCGTCCTCGGGGCGGGGATGATGGGCGCGGGCATCGCCTACTCCTGCGCCCGCGCCGGCATCGACGTCGTCCTGAAGGACGTGTCGGCGGAGGCGGCGGCCAAGGGCAAGGCCTACTCCGAGAAGCTCTGCGCGAAGGCCGTCTCCCGGGGCCGTACGACGCAGGAGAAGGCCGACGAGCTGCTCGCCCGCATCACGCCCACCGCCGACCCGAACGACCTGGCCGGCTGCGACGCCGTGATCGAGGCCGTCTTCGAGGACACGGCCCTCAAGCACAAGGTGTTCCAGGAGATCCAGAACGTCGTCGAGCCCGACGCGCTGCTGTGCTCCAACACCTCGACCCTGCCGATCACCGTGCTGGCCGAGGGTGTGGAGCGGCAGGACGACTTCATCGGACTGCACTTCTTCTCGCCCGTCGACAAGATGCCGCTCGTCGAGATCATCAAGGGCGATCGGAGCGGCGACGAGGCACTGGCGCGCGCCTTCGACCTCGTACGGCAGATCAAGAAGACCCCGATCGTCGTCAACGACTCGCGCGGCTTCTTCACCTCCCGCGTCATCGGCCACTTCATCAACGAGGGCGTCGCGATGGTCGGCGAGGGCATCGAGCCCGCGTCCGTCGAGCAGGCGGCTGCCCAGGCGGGCTACCCGGCCAAGGTCCTCTCCCTGATGGACGAGCTGACGCTCACCCTGCCGCGCAAGATCCGCAAGGAGTCCAAGCAGGCCGTCGAGGAGGCGGGCGGCACCTGGCAGACGCACCCGGCGGAGGCAGTCATCGACCGCATGGTCGACGAGTTCGGCCGCACCGGACGCAGCGGCGGCGCGGGCTTCTACGAGTACGGCGCGGACGGCAAGCGCGGCAAGCTCTGGCCCGGCCTGCGCGAGCACTACACCAAGCCCGGCCACGAGATCCCGTTCAAGGACATGCAGGAGCGCATGCTCTTCTCCGAGGCGCTGGACACCGTCCGGCTGCTGGAGGAGGGCGTGCTGACGTCCGTCGCCGACGCCAACATCGGGTCCATCTTCGGGATCGGCTTCCCGGGCTGGACCGGCGGCGTGCTCCAGTACATCAACGGCTACGACGGAGGTCTGTCCGGATTCGTGGCGCGCGCGCGTGAACTCGCCGAGCGCTACGGGGAGCGGTTCACGCCGCCCGCGCTGCTCGTCGAGAAGGCGGAGAAGGGCGAGAGGTTCAGCGACAGCTGA
- a CDS encoding MerR family transcriptional regulator: MTTDTEEPTLTVDELAARAGLTVRTVRFYSSKGLLPPPVIGPRRVGHYSQEHLARLALIEELQRQGMTLAAIERHLQQLPADLSAQDLALHRAVVASWAPDAAEDVTREELERRAGRRLGAEDLERLVAMNIIERAEGTPDSLDGSDSPASPDSLASPDSFRVDPALLALGVQLLDVPLAHESILAARGVLLEHSRAAARELSALLREAVGEHESVAAVKSLSAHMQPLVVQALLTTFQRSLKAELREWLKES, translated from the coding sequence ATGACGACGGACACCGAGGAGCCGACGCTCACGGTCGACGAGCTGGCGGCACGCGCGGGCCTCACGGTCCGTACGGTCCGCTTCTACAGTTCCAAGGGGCTGCTCCCGCCGCCCGTGATCGGACCCCGCCGGGTGGGGCACTACAGCCAGGAGCATCTGGCCCGGCTCGCGCTCATCGAGGAGCTGCAGCGCCAGGGCATGACGCTGGCCGCGATCGAGCGCCATCTCCAGCAGCTGCCGGCCGACCTGAGCGCCCAGGATCTCGCCCTTCACCGTGCCGTGGTCGCCTCCTGGGCGCCGGACGCGGCGGAGGACGTGACACGCGAGGAACTGGAACGGCGGGCCGGCCGCCGCCTGGGCGCAGAGGACCTGGAGCGGCTGGTCGCGATGAACATCATCGAGCGGGCCGAGGGCACACCCGACAGCTTGGACGGCTCGGACTCCCCGGCCTCCCCGGACTCTCTGGCCTCCCCGGACTCCTTCCGCGTGGACCCGGCGCTGCTGGCGCTCGGCGTCCAGCTCCTCGACGTACCGCTCGCGCACGAGTCGATCCTCGCCGCGCGCGGCGTCCTGCTGGAGCACTCCCGCGCGGCGGCACGCGAGCTGTCCGCCTTGCTCCGCGAGGCGGTGGGCGAGCACGAGTCGGTGGCGGCGGTGAAGTCCCTGTCGGCCCACATGCAGCCGCTGGTGGTGCAGGCGCTGCTGACCACGTTCCAGCGCTCCCTGAAGGCGGAGCTGCGGGAGTGGCTCAAGGAGTCCTGA